The Nicotiana tabacum cultivar K326 chromosome 14, ASM71507v2, whole genome shotgun sequence genome contains a region encoding:
- the LOC142169096 gene encoding uncharacterized protein LOC142169096 — protein MAEETIDHTHPLYLQPSDMPGLVLTPIELTGSENYGLRSRSMRLALKGKHKLGFVTGTCTKSLFNGIIYAYDARAVWGDLKERFDKVNREHVVHLQQQRMMKFLNGLNDTYDQARRKILKKIVDPTLNQAYAMITQDEIQQTISISNTGMNKVDPISLQVGRGPANVNITQGTSHASNGDLLM, from the exons ATGGCGGAAGAAACAATTGATCACACTCATCCCTTATATTTGCAACCTTCTGATATGCCTGGTCTGGTTTTGACTCCGATCGAACTCACTGGATCTGAGAATTACGGTCTACGGAGTAGATCAATGCGACTCGCACTGAAAGGAAAACATAAGCTAGGGTTTGTAACAGGAACTTGTACAAAGTCACTATTCAA TGGAATCATTTATGCATATGATGCTCGTGCCGTATGGGGAGACCTTAAGGAGCGTTTTGACAAAGTGAATCGA GAGCATGTGGTGCATCTTCAGCAACAAAGGATGATGAAGTTTTTGAATGGTCTCAATGATACCTATGATCAAGCACGTAGGAAGATCCTCAAGAAGATAGTTGATCCAACACTCAATCAAGCGTATGCCATGATCACACAAGATGAGATCCAACAAACCATAAGCATCAGTAACACTGGGATGAACAAGGTTGATCCTATATCATTACAAGTTGGGAGAG GACCTGCTAATGTGAACATCACTCAAGGGACCTCACATGCCAGTAATGGAGACCTGCTAATGTGA